A single genomic interval of Plantibacter sp. Leaf314 harbors:
- the rplN gene encoding 50S ribosomal protein L14, with amino-acid sequence MLQQESRVKVADNTGAKELLTIRVLGGSGRRYAGLGDTIVATVKDAIPGGNVKKGDVVKAVIVRTRKQTRRPDGSYIKFDENAAVILKADGDPRGTRIFGPVGRELRDKKFMKIVSLAPEVI; translated from the coding sequence ATGCTTCAGCAAGAATCACGAGTCAAGGTCGCCGACAACACCGGTGCCAAGGAGCTCCTGACCATTCGTGTGCTCGGTGGCTCCGGCCGCCGCTACGCGGGTCTCGGTGACACCATCGTCGCGACCGTCAAGGACGCGATCCCCGGTGGCAACGTCAAGAAGGGCGACGTCGTCAAGGCGGTCATCGTCCGCACCCGCAAGCAGACCCGTCGTCCCGACGGTTCCTACATCAAGTTCGACGAGAACGCCGCTGTCATCCTGAAGGCTGACGGGGACCCCCGTGGTACCCGCATCTTCGGACCGGTCGGTCGCGAGCTTCGTGACAAGAAGTTCATGAAGATCGTCTCGTTGGCGCCGGAGGTTATCTAA
- the rplP gene encoding 50S ribosomal protein L16 has translation MLIPRKVKHRKQHHPGRSGQATGGTKVSFGEYGIQALTPAYVTNRQIESARIAMTRHIKRGGKVWINIYPDRPLTKKPAETRMGSGKGSPEWWVANVKPGRVLFEVAGVDETLAREALTRAIHKLPLKARIIKREEGDA, from the coding sequence ATGTTGATCCCACGCAAAGTCAAGCACCGGAAGCAGCACCACCCCGGCCGTTCCGGCCAGGCCACCGGTGGCACCAAGGTGTCGTTCGGTGAGTACGGCATCCAGGCCCTGACGCCCGCTTACGTGACCAACCGTCAGATCGAGTCCGCTCGTATCGCCATGACGCGTCACATCAAGCGCGGCGGCAAGGTGTGGATCAACATCTACCCCGACCGTCCGCTGACCAAGAAGCCCGCCGAAACCCGCATGGGTTCCGGTAAGGGTTCGCCCGAGTGGTGGGTCGCGAACGTCAAGCCGGGTCGTGTGCTGTTCGAGGTCGCCGGAGTCGATGAGACCCTGGCCCGCGAGGCGCTCACCCGTGCAATCCACAAGCTGCCCCTCAAGGCACGCATCATCAAGCGCGAGGAGGGCGACGCATAA
- the rpsQ gene encoding 30S ribosomal protein S17, producing the protein MATATDKAPEGHESAEHDVKDAAARGYRKTRRGLVTSDKMEKTIVVEVEDRVKHPLYGKVIRRTSKVKAHDEANSAGIGDLVLISETRPTSATKRWRLVEILEKAK; encoded by the coding sequence ATGGCTACCGCTACTGACAAGGCCCCCGAGGGTCACGAGTCGGCCGAGCACGACGTCAAGGACGCCGCTGCTCGTGGCTACCGCAAGACCCGTCGTGGTCTGGTGACCAGCGACAAGATGGAGAAGACCATCGTCGTCGAGGTCGAGGACCGCGTGAAGCACCCGCTCTACGGCAAGGTCATCCGCCGCACCTCCAAGGTCAAGGCTCACGACGAGGCGAACTCCGCCGGCATCGGCGACCTCGTCCTGATCAGCGAGACCCGCCCGACCAGCGCCACCAAGCGCTGGCGCCTGGTCGAGATTCTCGAGAAGGCCAAGTAG
- the rplE gene encoding 50S ribosomal protein L5 gives MTDTEVATGKIQPRLKQKYRAEILPQLQKDFGFTNVHQVPGLVKVVVNTGVGEAARDSKVIDGAVSDLTKITGQKPQVTKARKSIAQFKLREGQPIGAHVTLRGDRAWEFLDRLLSLALPRIRDFRGLSDKQFDGNGNYTFGLQEQSMFHEIDQDKIDRVRGFDITVVTTAKNDDEGRALLKALGFPFKAAESK, from the coding sequence ATGACCGACACAGAAGTGGCGACTGGCAAAATCCAGCCCCGTCTCAAGCAGAAGTACCGCGCTGAGATCCTTCCGCAGCTGCAGAAGGACTTCGGCTTCACGAACGTGCACCAGGTGCCCGGTCTCGTGAAGGTCGTCGTCAACACCGGTGTGGGCGAGGCAGCCCGCGACAGCAAGGTCATCGACGGCGCTGTTTCGGACCTCACCAAGATCACCGGCCAGAAGCCGCAGGTCACCAAGGCTCGCAAGTCCATCGCGCAGTTCAAGCTGCGCGAGGGTCAGCCCATCGGCGCTCACGTCACGCTTCGTGGCGACCGCGCCTGGGAGTTCCTGGACCGCCTGCTGAGCCTCGCTCTTCCGCGTATCCGCGACTTCCGCGGCCTCTCGGACAAGCAGTTCGACGGCAACGGCAACTACACCTTCGGTCTCCAGGAGCAGTCCATGTTCCACGAGATCGACCAGGACAAGATCGATCGCGTCCGCGGCTTCGACATCACCGTCGTGACCACGGCCAAGAACGACGACGAGGGTCGCGCGCTGCTCAAGGCGCTCGGCTTCCCGTTCAAGGCAGCTGAGTCCAAGTAG
- the rpmC gene encoding 50S ribosomal protein L29: MAIGSKELTPVELDTFEDQRLVEELRKAKEELFNLRFQSATGQLENHGRLRAVKRDIARIYTVIRERELGIRATPTVEVVEAKAEKKTKKAKAAPKSEDTAAADAETTKEA; the protein is encoded by the coding sequence ATGGCGATCGGATCCAAGGAGCTCACCCCCGTCGAGCTCGACACCTTTGAAGACCAGCGCCTCGTCGAGGAGCTCCGCAAGGCCAAGGAAGAGCTGTTCAACCTGCGCTTCCAGTCGGCCACGGGGCAGCTCGAGAACCACGGCCGCCTGCGCGCCGTGAAGCGCGACATCGCTCGCATCTACACGGTCATCCGTGAGCGCGAGCTCGGCATCCGGGCCACGCCGACCGTCGAGGTCGTCGAGGCCAAGGCCGAGAAGAAGACCAAGAAGGCCAAGGCCGCACCGAAGTCCGAGGACACCGCTGCAGCCGACGCCGAGACCACGAAGGAGGCCTAG
- the rplX gene encoding 50S ribosomal protein L24, with translation MAKIKKGDLVQVVSGPKQDRGGYRGKQGRVIEVLADKNRVIVEGVNYVTKHSRVGQTQRGTKTGGIETVEASIHISNVALVDPETKGPTKVGHRNEEVTKDGVTKTVRVRYAKKSGKDL, from the coding sequence ATGGCAAAGATCAAGAAGGGCGACCTGGTTCAGGTCGTCTCCGGCCCGAAGCAGGACCGCGGTGGTTACCGCGGCAAGCAGGGTCGCGTCATCGAGGTCCTGGCGGACAAGAACCGGGTGATCGTGGAGGGCGTCAACTACGTCACGAAGCACTCCCGTGTCGGCCAGACCCAGCGTGGGACGAAGACCGGCGGCATCGAGACCGTCGAGGCTTCGATCCACATCTCCAACGTCGCGCTCGTCGACCCGGAGACCAAGGGCCCGACCAAGGTCGGCCACCGCAACGAGGAAGTCACGAAGGACGGCGTCACCAAGACGGTCCGCGTTCGTTACGCCAAGAAGTCAGGTAAGGACCTCTAA